The genomic window TCCGGGAGCCTCGCACCCGGCGCAGCAACGGCACCGCGGAACGTCCCAGGCGACCGAACGCGCTGATCGCCTCCGCACGCACCCGCTGCACCGGATCCGCCAGCAGCGGCACCAGCAAGGGCGCGTACTCACGACGGCGGCGGTAGCCGAGCACGAATGCGCTGCCCGCCCGATCCTCCGGATCCTCACTGCAAATCTCGAGTGCGTACTTCGTGGCATCCGGCGTTACCGGGATATCCAGTACCTGACAACACAATTCGACGGCATCCGGCGTCTCCGCGATCGCGAGTTGCTCGGTCACCGCGCGGTAGGCGACCGGCCCGAACCGCCGCAATACCGCGATACCGCCCACCCGGTCGACTCGCGGATCCGGATCCAGCAGCTCCCACAGAAGCAGCTCGATCAGATCGTCACCCGCGGCCACTATCGCTTCTACCGCCTCCGCGCGGAAAGCGGGATCGGCGAGCCCAGCTACCGCGGTTCGTAGCTCCATGCCTCCGTTCCTACCATCCGCCACAACCGAATCCGGCAATACGCAGCCGATCGTGGCCAGCGATCGAACCGTCAGCTGAGGCTGCGGCAACCAGTGCCTGCCGCAACGGCCGTACGGCGGCGGGATCGGTCAGCTCTTGGCGGGGTCGTGTCCCCAGTTCAGTCGTCGCGGGGACGCAGGGCGTCGGGTTTGTGCACCGCGTCGCGGTCGGACTTCTCGCTGCGCACCCGGTACTGCGGATCCTGTTCGGAGGCCCGGACCGTGCGTCCCGCCGCCTCGGTGTCGGAGGTGATCTTCTCCTCCACCGTGCCCTTGGCTGTGCTGCCGTGGCTATCCCATTCGACCTTGTCGCCCTTACGGCATCTGCGCTTGGTCATCGGTTCGCCTTTCGCTCGATCGCGTGCGCCGGCGCGCCGAGTCGGTTTTCCTCGCGGTGAGTGTTGGGTCAGCTCGTGGGTGGGATCAGCACCGCGTCGATCAGATATACCGTCGCGTTCGCGGTCTCAACGCCGCCGCACAGCACATCGGCGTCGGCGACCCGGATCTCGTCGCCGGATCGTGTCACGGTGACTTCGGAGCCCTGCACCGTCTTATGGGTTCCCGCGACCTGGTCCGCGGCGAGCCGACCGGGCACCGCGTGGTAAGTCAGCACGGTCGTGAGCGCCTGAGCGTCGGTCTTCAGCGATTCTATCGTCGCCGGATCGACCGCGGCGAACGCTTCGTCGACGGGGGCGAAGATCGTGAACTCGCCGGAGTCGAGGGTGCCGACCAGGTTGACCTGCGGGTTCAACTGGCCGGATACCGCGGCCGTCAGCGTGGTCAGCAAGGGACTGTTCGACGCCGCGACGGCCGCCGGTTCTTGCGCCATGCTCTCGATGGAACCGGGTCCCGTTGGGACCTGCTCGGCGTACGCCGCGCAACCCGGCCCGACCAACCCGGCGGCCGGGTCACCGCTCGGCGGGGTTGTGCCCTGCGCTGTTGCCGTCGGCTGCGCCGGCGCGGTGGTCTGCTCTGTGGTCGGCGCGGAGTCCGTGTCGTCATCCGTGCAGGCCGCGGCGGACGCGACCGAGAAAGTCAGCAGGACTGTCGCCAGTACGGCTTTCGTGTTGTTCATGTCGTTCACCACTCGTGTCGGGCGGCTGGTCGCCGCAAGTGCCGTCGAATCGTTCCCCTCGCGTCTTTCGCTTTCCGTTCAGGCCAACAGTACCACTAAACGATGCATTAACGATGCATAATTGTGGAGACGGTTCCTGTCAGCGAGGAGGGCTCGTGGCTCCCAACGATGCGACGCCCGGATCCGACCCGGAGGCGGCTTCGCCGCCGACCGGTCGCGGCGCGCGGTCCACAGCCCGAACACCAGGCGGACGAGGCGAGCTCCGGCCCGCGGACCTCCCTCCCGACGTGCACGGGTACTCGGTGCGCGCGGTAGCCGACCGCCTGGGCATCCCGACCGCGACGCTGCGCAGCTGGAACCGCCGCTACGACATCGGGCCCAGCCGCGAACCCGGAAAACATCGCCGCTACGGCGAATCCGATATCGCGGCACTGCGGCGGATGCTCGCGCTGATCCGCGCGGGCGCGAGTCCGGCCGGTGCCGCGGCGGTGGTGACCGAGCGGCGGCGAACCACCGCCACCCGCGGGGATTGGGAGTCGCTGCTGACCGCCGCCTTCGCGCTCGATGCCGAGGCCTTGCCGGCGCTGCTCGACGAGCATCTGATCGCCTACGGTGTCGTCGACACCTGGAACATGTTGTGCCGCCCCGCCTTCGCGGCGATCGTCGCACGGCAGCTCGCGGGCGAGGCCTGCGTCGACGTCGAGCACTTGCTGTCGTGGTCGACCACCGCGATCCTGCACAGCTACGTCCCACCGACCACCCCCACGAAGGCGCAGGCCGCGGTACTCGCATGTACGGGCGGCGAGACCCACGTACTCCCGCTGGAGATCCTGCGCGCCGCGCTTGCCGAGCGCGGCCTGCGCGCCTGGATGCTCGGCGCCGATGTGCCCACCGCCGCCCTCGCCGATGCCCTCGCCCGGACCGATCGCCGCCCCGACGCCGTGCTCTGGTCGCAGCACGAGTCCACGGCGCTGATGTCGGCGGTACGGGCCTGCGCGGCGGCGGGCGCCCGAGTGTTCGTCGGCGGACCGGGTTGGGACTCGGTCGTCCTTCCGGCGCACGCGACTCCGGTGACCACGCTGGCGGACGCGGTCGATCGGATAGCCGGTCCGCGAAACGGGGTATAGCGTTACGCCGCTTCGGCTTTCGCCGTGATGTTGCGGGCCATGCCGCCGAACACGACGGCGTGGAAGGGCGCTATCGAGTGCCAGTACGCATGCCCGGCCAGTCCCCGCGGTTCGAACACCGCGCACTGCCGGTAGCGCGCGCCACCGCCGGGTGTGGGCGTGACGGACAGTTCGAGCCACGCTCGTCCGGGAAGAAGCATCTCTGCCCGCAGCCGAAGCAGCCGAGGGCGTTCCAGTGTTTCCACGCGCCACCAATCCAGCGCCTCACCCTGGTGAAGTTTGTGTGGATCCCGTCGCCCTCGACGGAGACCGACACCGCCCGCGATCCGATCCAGCCATCCGCGAAGCGCCCACGCCAGGGGGAACGAATACCAGCCGTGTTCCCCGCCGACCGACTCGACCACCGACCACAGGACCTCGGGATCCGCGGAAGTCGAGAGTTCGCGGACATCGCGATACAGCGAGCCGCCCGACCAGTCGGGGTCCGACGGCAGGGGATCCGACGGCGTCCGAGGGGGACTGGCGTCCGACCATCGGGTAGGAACGTCGAGATCTCGAATTCTGGTGAGCGCCAATGAGATCGCCTCGCGGAAGGGTATCGGCCCCGTCGGCGGGTCCGGGATGAGCCGCGCTATCGAGTGGTCGGCGCATGCGACGTCGTTGATCAGCGATTCCATCAGTGGAACGGCGATCGCGCGCGGCACCGGTGTCACCAGGTTGACCCACTGGCTCGACAGCCAGGGAGTGAGCAACGGTACCGGAATGACGACGCGGCGAGGCAGCCGCGCGACCTCGGCATAGGTTCGCATCATTTGTTCGTAGGTGACGATGTCCGGGCCTCCGATGTCGAAGGCGCCGGTCTGGTCCGGCGTCAGCCCCGCACCCCGCACCAGGTAGTAGAGGACGTCGCGGACAGCGATCGGTTGAACCCTGTTCCGCACCCACCGGGGAGTGACCATGACAGGCAGCCGCTCGGTGAGGTAGCGAAGGATTTCGAAGCTCGCGGAGCCGGACCCGATGACTACACCGGCCCGCAGCACCAGCGTGGGGACGGGCGAGGCCAGGAAGATCTCGCCGACTTCCGCTCGTGATGCGAGGTGGCGCGAAAGTCGTTGTCCCGTGGGGGTGATGCCGCCGAGGTAGATGATGCGACCGACCCGCGCCGCCGCGGCAGCGGTCGCGACCCGAGTGGCCGCCGCGCGGTCGATCTCGCCGAAATCCGCCCGGTCGAGCGAGTGGACGAGATAGTAGAGGACCTGCTGGCCGGCGACGCACCGGCGAACGTCCTCATCGCTGAGGACATCGCCGCGCAGGATCTCGACCCGATCGCGCCAGGGCGCGTCGGCGAGCTTCCCCGGGCTGCGCGCGACCACCCGGACGGAATGACCGGCGCGCAGAAGCTCGGGAACCAGACGGCCGCCGATGTATCCGGTCGCGCCGAATATCACGCATCGCATATCCGCACCTCGCGTCTCCCGGAGTGCACCGCTTCGCGTCGAGTACCCGGCTGCCGACAACCGAAGCTGCATCGAAACTGCATCGTTCAGCGTACGCCTGAGGACACCGCACCGGAAGATCGGCGGACTCCTTCACCGGCTGGCACCGATGCCGGCTTGCCGGAACGGCGTGGAGCGGTCTACTGCGGACGCAGGACCAGCACGGTGATCTCGCTCGGTGCGAAGACACGCAGTTGCGGGCCCCAGAAGCCGGTTCCGCGGCTGGTGTAGAGCTGGGTGTCGCCGTGGCGGCTCAGTCCCGCGACGACGGGCTGGTCGAGCCGGACGAGATAGTGGAAGGGCCAGATCTGGCCACCGTGGGTGTGGCCGGAGATCTGGAGTGCGACACCGGCGGCGACGGCGTCGGTGATCTGCTTGGGTTGGTGGGCGAGCAGCACAACCGGAGTGTCGGGATCCGCACCGGCGAGCGCGGTGGGAAGGTCCGGGCCGTGACCGGTCAAGCCGACGCCCGTCGGGTCGTCGATACCGGCGATCACCAGGCGATCGTCGCCGCGGCGCAGCGTCACGTGCTGGTTGCGCAGTGGTTGCCAGCCGAGCGAACTCATGTGGTCGATCCAGCCGGGCGCGTCGCCGAAGTACTCGTGGTTGCCCGTGATGTAGAACCGGCCGAGCTCGGCCTCGACCTTGCCGAGCGGATCGACTTGCGCGTGCCGCTTCGCCACCGAGCCGTCCGCGAGATCTCCCGCGTGGCAAGCGATATCGGGACGTTGCGCGTTGACCACGTCGACAACGCGCTCCGACCAGCGCAATCGGTCGAGCGCGGCGAAGTGGGTGTCGGTGACGACCACCAGACGCAAGCCGTCCAGCGCCGGACCGAGTCCTGGAATGGATACCTCCACGGTGCGAACCCGCGGCACCCGCCGCGCTTCGACCACGCCCCACACCACGAGCGCGGCGGAGGCGGCGAACACGCCCGCGGCGACGATCCGAGAGCGCGCCGGATCATCAACGCCGGCCACGGCGAGACCGAGGCGCGCGAGGTTGCCGAGCACCGACCAGCTGAACACCACCCACATCACACCGAGCAGCGTGTCGCCGACGATCGAGGCGGCATCCGACTGCGCGGGGCCGTGGCCGAGATACATCGCTGCGGGCAGGCAGCAGAACGTCAGCGCGAACAGCGCCGAGCCGAGCCAGAACAGCGAGCCGGTTCCCTGGGTCGGCGCCGCCACCAACGTCCACCACGGCAGCGCGATCAGCAGGGCCGGAACAGCCAGGAACAGGACCAAGCGTGGTACATACTTCAAGAGGGTTCGTCCTCGCGCGCGGATGAAGCGCGCGGTCCCTCACCCGGCGCCATGAACACTTCCGACGATAGCAGCGGTCGTCACACGCCGAGGCGCTCGGCGGCGACGGCGAGATCTTTGTCACCGCGACCCGACAGGCACAGCACGACGACGGAATCCTCGAGAATCTCGCCGCGGTCGGCCATTTCGAGCAGATGCCCGACGGCGTGGGCCGACTCGAGCGCGGCGAGGATGCCTTCGGTGTGACTGAGCGCCCGCATCCCGCGCAGTGCGGCGGCGTCGGTGGCCGCGCGATAGCTCACGCGGCCATTGTCTTTCAGATGGCTGAGTTCGGGGCCGACGCCCGGATAGTCGAGTCCGGCCGCGATGCTGTGGGTCCGCGCGATCTGGCCGTCCTCGTCCTGCAGCAGATAACTGTAGGAGCCGTCGATCTCACCAGGGCTGCCCATACTCAGCGTCGCCGCGTGCGCGCCGGTGTCGACGCCGAGCCCGGCCGCCTCGACGCCGATCAGCCGCACGTGGGGATCGTCGGTGAACGGGTAGAAGACGCCGATGGCGTTGCTGCCGCCGCCCACGCAGGCGAGCACGTAGTCGGGCAGCCTGCCTTCGACGCGCGTGATCTGGTCCCGGGTCTCGGCGCCGATCACCGTCTGGAAATCCCGCACGATGCGCGGGTACGGCGCGGGGCCGGCCGCGGTGCCGAACAAGTAGTGCGTGGTGTCCAGGTTCGCCACCCAGTCGCGGACCGACTCGCTGATCGCATCCTTGAGCCTGCGCGATCCGCTGTCGACCGGTCGCACCTCGGCGCGGAGCAGATTCATCCGGATCACGTTCGACTCCTGGCGCCGCATATCGTCGGTGCCCATGTAGACCACACAGGTCAGGCCGAGCATCGCGCACACCGTCGCCACGGCCACGCCGTGCTGGCCCGCACCGGTCTCGGCGACGATCCGTCGCTTGCCCATGCGCCGCGCCAGCAGCGCCTGCCCGAGCGCGTTGTTGATCTTGTGAGCTCCGGTGTGGGCCATGTCCTCGCGCTTGAGGTACACCCGCACGCCGGGCACGCCGAGCAACTCGGCGAACCTACGCACCTGATGCAGCAGCGTCGGCCGGCCGACACGGTCGCGCAACAGTTCCCGGTACTCCGCCTCGAAACTCGAATCGGCTTGCGCCAGAACGTAGGCCGCCTCCAGATCCAGCAGCGCGGCCATCAATCCCTCGGGCACGAATCGGCCGCCGAATACGCCGAATCGTCCACGGTCGTCCGGAAATATCTCGTGCCGGACACCGCTCGCCGCCACGTCGTGATCAATCCTCATCAGCACCAACGCTTTCACCGCCACAGATCCGACGGCTCAGTCTGTTCCGCTCGCACTAGCGCAATCCCACAGACCGGCAACAAACGAGTTAACAGACTTGATCTTTCGGATGGCTCGCCTCGGCGCTGCTCGTCGTCGTCCGTGAGTGCGCCGGGACATCGGTTGAGGTGGAGCACACCGGGGTCGAAGGCTCGGCCGGACCGGGGAGGGACTCTCGACCGACCGAACCGGCGGTCGCCGAGGCCGAGCCCCTCGGCGACCGCCGGTGCATGCCGGGGCTAGGCCGCGGTGGCCGAGACGAGCCGACGCTCCGCCGGGGTCGGCCAGCGGCGGTGGTCGGCGTCGATGACGTACGCGTGGGTGTGCCGGTAGAAGCGGTCGTCCACGCGTACCGCATCGGCCAGCCGGTCCGGGTCGATGGTGCCGACTTCGTGCAGGTGGGTCAGCTCCTCCGGGTCGTGGCGCGGCCACATGCGCAGCGCCACGGTGATTCCCGCACCGGCGAGCACGGCCAAGGTGATCCAGGTGGCGGTGAAACCGGCGGCGGTCGTCAGCCATCCGGCGATCGGGTAGGTGATCAACCAGGCGAGGTGCGACAGCGAGAACTGAGCGGCGAACAGCGCGGGCCGATCGGCAGGCCGCGACGAACGCCGCAGCACCTGTCCGGTCGGGGTGAGCACCGCCGCGGTGCCCGCGCCCACGGTGGCCCACACCGCGATCGCGGCTTCCCAGCGCCAGTCACCGGTGTTCGCCAGCGACAGGGTGATGGCCGCGGCGAGTCCGGCGAACAGTGTGGCCGCGCCCGCCAGCATGACCGGCCGCGCGCCGACGCGATCGAGAACGCGGGGGAGCGACAGCGCGACGAGCATGGTGCCGAACCCGTTGGCCGCCAGCAACAGTGCCACTCCGGACTGGGTGCCGCCGAGGGTGTCGCGGACGTAGTTGACCGTGTTGACCATGATCACCGATCCAGCGGCGGCGACCACGAGGTTCAGCCCGAGCAGCCCGCGCAGCCGCGGTGTCGCGGCGAAGATCCGCATGCCCAGCGTGATGCGTTCCCGGAACGAGCCTCCGGTGGCCGCGGTCGCGTTCGGGATACGGGTAGTGATCACCAGGACGGCCGAGACCGCGAATCCGACGGCGGTGCCGACGAAAAGCCAGTGGAAGCTGATCACGGCCAGTGCGGCCGCGGCCAGCATCGGGCTGAGCAGGGTTTCCATGGTTGCGGCCAGCTGGGCGGCCGACAGCGCTCTGGTGTATTCGCGTTCGTCGGGCAGGATGTCGGGGATGACCGCCTGATAGGTCGGCGTGAACGCGGCCGAGGCGGTTTGCAGCAGGGCGATCAGCGCGTAGATCTGCCAGATCTGGTCGATGAAGGGCAGTGCGAGCACGACGGCGGCGCGAACGACGTTGAGCCCGACCAGGAACGACCGCCGGGGGAATCGGTCGGCGTAGGCGGCCACGAGGGGCGCGACCGTCACGTAGACCACCATCTTGATCGTCAGCGCGGTGCCGAGGACGGCGGCGGCGTCGCCCGCCGCGAGTTCGTAGGCGAGCAGTCCGAGAGCGACCGTGGTCAGTCCGGTGCCGAACAGAGCCGACACCTGAGCGGTGAACAGCCGCAGATAGTCGTGGTTGCCGAACAGCGAGGTGCTGGTAAAGCGCATCGGAAACACTTCCTGGTAGTCGATTTCGGGGTGGATCACGGCTTCTTCGACAGCGGCACTCACACACGCCGGTCTCCTCTTGAGGGGATGAGCGGGCGAGACTCGATCCCGCTCACCGGCTTTCGATGCTCAGTGGTCGGTGGTGGGCAGGGTGAAGGCGGCGGTTCGTACGACATCGCCGTGCTGGAAATCCAGGAAGAGCCGGTAGGTTCCGGGGCCGGGCACGACGGTGTGGAAGGTGATGTCCGGTCCGGGCGCGGTCACCCCGTCGCCGGGCTCGCCGTTGGGGTGGACGTGAACGTAGGCCAGATCTCCCGCTCGCAAGATCACCAGGTGTCCGTACGCGGCCAGATACGGCTGCAGGTCGGTGACCGGCCGTCCGTCCTTGCGCACGGTCAGGGTGAGCAGTCGTCCCGCGCCGGGCACCAGATCGCCGTCGAGGGTCACCTCGTATCCGTCCACGATCGCGGTGCGTGCGGCGGGTGGTGTCGGCCGCGGTTCGTACGCGCCCGCCACGGCGAGATCCGCGCCGAGGGTGATGGTCTTGCCCAGGGCCCGCGGGGCGATGTCGGTGAAGACGCGGTATGCCCCCGCTTCCGGAAGATTCAGCGTCACAGTCCAGGTGCCGTCGGCGGTGAGTTCGGGATGCACATGCCAGAAGCCCGTCAGCTCACGCCGCGCCACGATCAGATGCAGCTCGCGATCGTGGATGGCGTCGTAGCGGGTGACGGGCTCGCCGTCGGGGCCGAGGATGCGGAACCGCAAGTCGATCTCGCCCGCCCCGACGATCGGCTCCGCGATCGCCAATGTGTAACCGTCCTGGGTGATTTGGAGCCCGCCGGGCAACTCGGCCGCGGCGTTGTGGTTCCCGTGTGCCGCGTGGTCACCGTGACCGGCATGCGCGGCGCGAGCCCCGTGGTGGGCGTGCTCTCCGTGCCCCGTGTGCGCCCCGTGCGCCCCGCCGTGCGTGGTGTGAGTCTGCGTCGTCATCGTTTCGTCCTTTCGATCTTGTTGCTCCGATATGGAACAAGGTAATACCCCCTGGGGGTATGTGCAAGTGGTGTGACCGATCCCGCATTCGGTGGCATTCCGCACCGGCCGGAAGCCGTAGAAATGCATGCGGATGCGCTCCCCGTATCCCCCTTGTCGGGGCAATTTTGAAAGCCTAGACTTACGAAAGTGGCTACTTTCAGAGATGTCGATTTGGCGATCCTGGGCGATCCCACGCGCAAGGCGATTTTCGAGCGTTTGGCGCGGCGGCCGTCGTCGGTGGGGGAGCTGGCCGAATCGCTGCCGATCACCCGGCAGGCGGTGTCGCAGCATCTGCGGGTGCTCAAGGAAGGCGGTCTGGTGGTGGCCACACCCGAGGGCACGCGGCGGATCTACCGGATCGATCCGGAGGGCTTGGCCGCGATTCAAGCGTATTTCCAGCAGATCTGGGATGACGCGTTGACCGCTTTTCAGAAGGCCGCCGACGCGGCGGCCAACGATCCCGAACAGGAGAATCGACCATGAGCATCACTCCGGACCTTCCTGTCCTGCAGGGCAAGGCCACCGTCGCGCTGCCGCTGGAGCGGGCGTTCGCGTTCTTCACCGAGTCGTTCGGCAGTTGGTGGCCTGCCGCCTACCACATCGGTACGGCCGAGATGGCGGATGCGATTCTCGAACCTCGCGAGGGCGGGCGCTGGTTCGAACGCGGCGTCGACGGCAGCGAATGCGACTGGGGGCGCGTGCTGACGTGCGAGCCACCGCATCGGCTGGTGCTGACCTGGCAGATCAACGGGCACTGGCAGTTCGACCCGGACCCGGACCGCGCCAGCGAGATCGAGATCCGGTTCACCGCCGACGGACCCGAGCAGACCACCGTCACCCTCGAACACCGCCATCTCGACCGCCTGGTCGACGGCAAGGCCATCGCGGACACCATCGTGGAGCGCGGCGGTGGCTGGAGCACGCTGCTGGAGCTGTTCGCCAAGACCGCCGAAGCGCAGAGCTGAACGAGGCCGTCGGTTCGGCGCCGGGCTATGTGGGGCGAATGAGGGTGACCCGCCACAACCGGCGTGGCAGGTCACCTTCCTCGAAGGCGTCGATGTCGGTCAGGGTCCAGCCGTCGGCGAGGTCGTCGATCATGGCTCGGTCGAAGAAGTGGACGGCGAACCCGCCGTGTTCGTAGATGCTGTCGCCGCGGGCGGTGCCGGCGCCGTAGTGCGCGTCGCCGGTGTGGCGAACCGTGTAGACGAAGGTTCCGCCGGGACGCAGAACGCGCCGCACCTCGGCGACGAGAGCGCGAATTTCCTTGGTGGACAGAGCCATACACAACAGCATGTGCGCGAAGGCCCCGTCCGCCGAGCCGTCGGGCAGCGGAAGTGGATCACGTGCGTCGTGAACGATGGTCGTGATTCGACCGGAGATGTTCTGCTCGCGTGCCCTGTGCCGGAGCTGATCCAAGCCGACGGAGCTGAAGTCGGTCGCCACGACGGAAAACCCTTCGCGCGCGAAGTGCAGGGTGTCGCGGCCGTGTCCGGCGCCGAGTTCGAGCACGTCCGCGACACCGACCGTTCGAAACAGCCGGGCGGCGTGCACGGCGGGCGCCGAGGGTTGGTCGCCGTACATGCCGGGATGCGCGGCGTAGGTGGACTGCCAATGCTCGAACTGCGCATCGGCCAGTTCCCGATCACGGCTCGCCATGACGGCGTATCCCTTTCCTGCGAATCTGCTCAGGTCACGACACTACGTAGGTAGGTCACACGGTTCGTCCTCGCCCGGTGAACGCCGCGATCGGTACGACCGCCACCGCAAGCACGCCACCGGCGAGAGCGAGGACCGGATAGCTGGTCGCCGCGACCATCAGCCCGGACCCCATCCCGCCGGTGGCTCCGGCGACGGCGATCGAGACATCCACCGCCCCTTGCGTTTTGGCGCGGGTGGCCAGCGGAACGGTGTCGGTGATGATGGCCGTGCCCGCCACCAGCCCGAGATTCCAGCCCAACCCCAGCAGTGCCAGCGCGAGCGCGAGCAACACCATGGAGTCGCCGGGCGCCGCGGCCGCGAGGACTCCCGCGGCGAGCAGCGTCACCCCCGACGCGGCGGCGACGGGCAGGCGGCCGTAGCGGTCGACGAGCCAGCCGGTCAGAGGCGAGGGCAGGTACATGGCGCCGACGTGGATGGCGATCACCAGTCCCGCGGCGGCGGTGCTGTGGCCGTGGTCGAGCATGTGGACTGGAGTCATGGTCATGATCGCCACCATGACCAGCTGCGTCAGCGCCATCACCAAACCGCCCGCGGCGATGCCCTTGCCGGAGTCGTCGACGGGCGAGGGCGCTGTGGTGGTCCGAGTGGTGGCTGCCTCCGTCGCGCCCAGCTCGCGCGCCAGCAGCAGTGGATCGGGCCGCAGCGACATCGCCAGCACGAGCGCGGCCAAAGCGTAGGCCGCCGCGGCGAGCAGGAACGGCCCGGCCAGGTAGGGGATGCCCAAGGTTCGGGCCAATTCGCCGGTGGGGGCGGCCAGATTCGGGCCGATGACCCCGCCGAGAGTGGTCGCGACCAGCACGGTGGACACGGCGCGACCCCGGTGCGAGGCGGTGGCCAGATCGGCTCCGGCGTATCGGGCTTGCAGGTTGGTGGCGGTGCCCGCGCCGTAGACGAACAGCGCGATGAACAACAGCGCCAGGTTGTTCATGACGGACGCGGCGATGACGCCGATGCTGCCGATCGCGCCGGTGAGATACCCGGCGGCCAGGCCGGGACGGCGCCCGCGGGCTTGGGAAAGACGGCCGACGGCGACGGCGGCGAGCGCGGAACCGGCGGTGAACAGCGCGCTGGGCAGTCCGGCCAGGCTGGTGGAGCCCAGCATGTCCTGGGCGAGCAGCGCGCCGACGGTGATCCCGGCGGCCAGTCCCGCGCCGCTGAGGACTTGCGCGGAGACCAGCACG from Nocardia bhagyanarayanae includes these protein-coding regions:
- a CDS encoding DUF2945 domain-containing protein, producing the protein MTKRRCRKGDKVEWDSHGSTAKGTVEEKITSDTEAAGRTVRASEQDPQYRVRSEKSDRDAVHKPDALRPRDD
- a CDS encoding MFS transporter, producing MRFTSTSLFGNHDYLRLFTAQVSALFGTGLTTVALGLLAYELAAGDAAAVLGTALTIKMVVYVTVAPLVAAYADRFPRRSFLVGLNVVRAAVVLALPFIDQIWQIYALIALLQTASAAFTPTYQAVIPDILPDEREYTRALSAAQLAATMETLLSPMLAAAALAVISFHWLFVGTAVGFAVSAVLVITTRIPNATAATGGSFRERITLGMRIFAATPRLRGLLGLNLVVAAAGSVIMVNTVNYVRDTLGGTQSGVALLLAANGFGTMLVALSLPRVLDRVGARPVMLAGAATLFAGLAAAITLSLANTGDWRWEAAIAVWATVGAGTAAVLTPTGQVLRRSSRPADRPALFAAQFSLSHLAWLITYPIAGWLTTAAGFTATWITLAVLAGAGITVALRMWPRHDPEELTHLHEVGTIDPDRLADAVRVDDRFYRHTHAYVIDADHRRWPTPAERRLVSATAA
- the trpB gene encoding tryptophan synthase subunit beta — its product is MRIDHDVAASGVRHEIFPDDRGRFGVFGGRFVPEGLMAALLDLEAAYVLAQADSSFEAEYRELLRDRVGRPTLLHQVRRFAELLGVPGVRVYLKREDMAHTGAHKINNALGQALLARRMGKRRIVAETGAGQHGVAVATVCAMLGLTCVVYMGTDDMRRQESNVIRMNLLRAEVRPVDSGSRRLKDAISESVRDWVANLDTTHYLFGTAAGPAPYPRIVRDFQTVIGAETRDQITRVEGRLPDYVLACVGGGSNAIGVFYPFTDDPHVRLIGVEAAGLGVDTGAHAATLSMGSPGEIDGSYSYLLQDEDGQIARTHSIAAGLDYPGVGPELSHLKDNGRVSYRAATDAAALRGMRALSHTEGILAALESAHAVGHLLEMADRGEILEDSVVVLCLSGRGDKDLAVAAERLGV
- a CDS encoding SRPBCC family protein, producing MSITPDLPVLQGKATVALPLERAFAFFTESFGSWWPAAYHIGTAEMADAILEPREGGRWFERGVDGSECDWGRVLTCEPPHRLVLTWQINGHWQFDPDPDRASEIEIRFTADGPEQTTVTLEHRHLDRLVDGKAIADTIVERGGGWSTLLELFAKTAEAQS
- a CDS encoding metallophosphoesterase yields the protein MKYVPRLVLFLAVPALLIALPWWTLVAAPTQGTGSLFWLGSALFALTFCCLPAAMYLGHGPAQSDAASIVGDTLLGVMWVVFSWSVLGNLARLGLAVAGVDDPARSRIVAAGVFAASAALVVWGVVEARRVPRVRTVEVSIPGLGPALDGLRLVVVTDTHFAALDRLRWSERVVDVVNAQRPDIACHAGDLADGSVAKRHAQVDPLGKVEAELGRFYITGNHEYFGDAPGWIDHMSSLGWQPLRNQHVTLRRGDDRLVIAGIDDPTGVGLTGHGPDLPTALAGADPDTPVVLLAHQPKQITDAVAAGVALQISGHTHGGQIWPFHYLVRLDQPVVAGLSRHGDTQLYTSRGTGFWGPQLRVFAPSEITVLVLRPQ
- a CDS encoding SDR family oxidoreductase; the protein is MRCVIFGATGYIGGRLVPELLRAGHSVRVVARSPGKLADAPWRDRVEILRGDVLSDEDVRRCVAGQQVLYYLVHSLDRADFGEIDRAAATRVATAAAAARVGRIIYLGGITPTGQRLSRHLASRAEVGEIFLASPVPTLVLRAGVVIGSGSASFEILRYLTERLPVMVTPRWVRNRVQPIAVRDVLYYLVRGAGLTPDQTGAFDIGGPDIVTYEQMMRTYAEVARLPRRVVIPVPLLTPWLSSQWVNLVTPVPRAIAVPLMESLINDVACADHSIARLIPDPPTGPIPFREAISLALTRIRDLDVPTRWSDASPPRTPSDPLPSDPDWSGGSLYRDVRELSTSADPEVLWSVVESVGGEHGWYSFPLAWALRGWLDRIAGGVGLRRGRRDPHKLHQGEALDWWRVETLERPRLLRLRAEMLLPGRAWLELSVTPTPGGGARYRQCAVFEPRGLAGHAYWHSIAPFHAVVFGGMARNITAKAEAA
- a CDS encoding fasciclin domain-containing protein; translation: MNNTKAVLATVLLTFSVASAAACTDDDTDSAPTTEQTTAPAQPTATAQGTTPPSGDPAAGLVGPGCAAYAEQVPTGPGSIESMAQEPAAVAASNSPLLTTLTAAVSGQLNPQVNLVGTLDSGEFTIFAPVDEAFAAVDPATIESLKTDAQALTTVLTYHAVPGRLAADQVAGTHKTVQGSEVTVTRSGDEIRVADADVLCGGVETANATVYLIDAVLIPPTS
- a CDS encoding class I SAM-dependent methyltransferase, giving the protein MASRDRELADAQFEHWQSTYAAHPGMYGDQPSAPAVHAARLFRTVGVADVLELGAGHGRDTLHFAREGFSVVATDFSSVGLDQLRHRAREQNISGRITTIVHDARDPLPLPDGSADGAFAHMLLCMALSTKEIRALVAEVRRVLRPGGTFVYTVRHTGDAHYGAGTARGDSIYEHGGFAVHFFDRAMIDDLADGWTLTDIDAFEEGDLPRRLWRVTLIRPT
- a CDS encoding MerR family transcriptional regulator; amino-acid sequence: MAPNDATPGSDPEAASPPTGRGARSTARTPGGRGELRPADLPPDVHGYSVRAVADRLGIPTATLRSWNRRYDIGPSREPGKHRRYGESDIAALRRMLALIRAGASPAGAAAVVTERRRTTATRGDWESLLTAAFALDAEALPALLDEHLIAYGVVDTWNMLCRPAFAAIVARQLAGEACVDVEHLLSWSTTAILHSYVPPTTPTKAQAAVLACTGGETHVLPLEILRAALAERGLRAWMLGADVPTAALADALARTDRRPDAVLWSQHESTALMSAVRACAAAGARVFVGGPGWDSVVLPAHATPVTTLADAVDRIAGPRNGV
- a CDS encoding ArsR/SmtB family transcription factor, which encodes MATFRDVDLAILGDPTRKAIFERLARRPSSVGELAESLPITRQAVSQHLRVLKEGGLVVATPEGTRRIYRIDPEGLAAIQAYFQQIWDDALTAFQKAADAAANDPEQENRP